One segment of Paenibacillus rhizovicinus DNA contains the following:
- a CDS encoding TetR/AcrR family transcriptional regulator, with the protein METTNETQSCRYTDETIKNKYVAKLLHPVKLSGFQSLRMDDIAKTMDLSKATLYKYFQSRDEIIDNLVKLVIKYVVGAECQFDSGSLDAYSKGFKSSFAQTLLIANYGTESFYADLREGYPQMMVSIDVAISERNERLSRFYEKGVQEGYLHDSNATLLIIQDELMFRNLLDPHYLMKHNLTLRSAIGDYYQIKKRQLFKPEVFDEVEDSDMAERIEQLVRKVTYGVY; encoded by the coding sequence ATGGAAACGACCAATGAAACGCAAAGCTGCCGATACACGGACGAGACGATCAAGAACAAGTACGTGGCCAAGCTTCTTCATCCCGTGAAATTAAGCGGCTTTCAAAGCCTCCGCATGGACGATATCGCCAAAACGATGGACTTGTCCAAAGCGACCCTGTACAAATATTTTCAATCGCGCGACGAGATCATCGACAACTTGGTGAAGCTGGTTATTAAATATGTCGTAGGCGCCGAATGCCAATTCGATTCCGGCAGTCTCGACGCTTACAGCAAGGGCTTCAAATCTTCATTTGCGCAAACGCTGCTTATCGCCAACTACGGCACGGAATCATTCTACGCGGATCTCCGCGAAGGCTATCCGCAAATGATGGTGTCCATCGACGTTGCCATCAGCGAGCGGAACGAGCGGCTGAGCCGCTTCTACGAGAAGGGCGTCCAAGAAGGATACTTGCATGACTCCAATGCCACGCTGCTCATCATTCAGGATGAGCTCATGTTCCGCAACTTGCTCGATCCGCATTACTTAATGAAACATAACTTGACACTTCGCAGCGCCATCGGCGATTATTACCAAATCAAGAAACGGCAGCTGTTCAAGCCGGAAGTATTCGACGAGGTGGAGGATTCGGACATGGCGGAGCGCATCGAACAGCTTGTGCGCAAAGTGACGTACGGCGTGTACTGA
- a CDS encoding metallophosphoesterase, whose translation MRKMPTRLYVILLIFSGLQVYVGWHAKLYLAEWLDLRGGLFEAVFWTVYAIVAFSYLLSRMLRRTLPAAAAKSLKGIGSYWIGLFEYAVLLLPFADLAAWLLRALDVSNAHAIMYVGTAVILVLLAIMLRGSWNAWSPIVRDYDVAIAKTAGEMKQLHIVVASDLHLGMTVRNRHLDRLVRRANALKPDLMLLPGDVLDDDVEPFIRRKYGHQLAQINSTFGTYAVLGNHEYYGGGVDTYVPAMNELGMTVLLDETVTIGGGFYLIGRKDKTDRARASVEELTAGLNPDMPVILMDHQPSALREIAEAGVDLSLSGHTHRGQMAPNHLITRRIFELDWGYKRISQLHAFVSSGFGTWGPPIRIGSRSEIFSITVRFGCQE comes from the coding sequence ATGCGCAAAATGCCTACGCGATTGTATGTCATTTTACTTATTTTCAGCGGCTTGCAAGTGTATGTGGGGTGGCATGCAAAGCTGTATCTCGCCGAATGGCTGGACTTGCGAGGCGGCTTGTTCGAAGCCGTGTTCTGGACGGTTTATGCGATCGTGGCGTTCAGCTATTTGTTATCCAGAATGCTTCGCAGGACGCTGCCGGCAGCCGCCGCGAAAAGTTTAAAAGGAATCGGATCCTACTGGATCGGGCTGTTCGAATACGCGGTGCTGCTGCTCCCGTTCGCGGACTTGGCCGCGTGGCTGCTTCGCGCGCTGGACGTTTCGAACGCGCACGCGATCATGTACGTGGGCACCGCAGTAATTCTGGTCTTGCTGGCTATCATGCTCCGCGGTTCATGGAACGCATGGTCTCCGATCGTGCGTGATTACGATGTGGCGATTGCGAAGACGGCGGGGGAGATGAAGCAGCTGCACATCGTGGTCGCATCCGATTTGCATTTGGGAATGACGGTAAGGAACCGTCACTTGGACCGGCTCGTCCGGCGCGCCAATGCCCTGAAGCCGGATTTGATGTTATTGCCCGGCGACGTGCTGGACGATGACGTCGAGCCGTTCATCCGCCGGAAGTACGGACATCAGCTGGCGCAAATTAACTCCACGTTCGGTACTTACGCCGTACTTGGCAATCACGAGTATTACGGGGGAGGAGTCGATACCTACGTGCCGGCGATGAACGAGCTCGGCATGACGGTGCTGCTCGACGAGACGGTGACGATCGGAGGAGGCTTCTACTTGATCGGCCGCAAGGACAAAACCGATCGCGCGCGAGCTTCCGTGGAGGAGCTGACGGCCGGCTTGAACCCGGACATGCCGGTCATTCTCATGGATCATCAGCCGTCGGCACTTAGGGAAATCGCGGAGGCGGGCGTCGATCTGTCCTTGTCCGGACATACGCATCGCGGTCAAATGGCGCCGAATCACCTGATTACCCGGCGGATTTTCGAGCTGGATTGGGGCTATAAACGGATTAGTCAGCTGCATGCCTTCGTTTCATCCGGCTTCGGAACGTGGGGGCCGCCGATCCGCATCGGCAGCCGCAGCGAGATTTTTTCCATTACCGTTCGGTTCGGCTGCCAGGAGTGA
- a CDS encoding helix-turn-helix domain-containing protein → MSANDKRLPSIIEEQGASAVIAGHFIEPDNYSIRRPVGMSDWLITYTLDGSGYFLIDGEERFCQAGDVTLMQPGVPHQYGTREGGQWNFIWAHFTSRITETNLLPDQKLLIHAVDNQSARRRIGRAFKRIMSDAFERGAYWSELCENTLREVILLLAQRHAKPLDPRIEEVRYLLSSRMREPVRIEDLAREVGLSPSRLSHLYKESTGMGIIDSLNDMRIRQAAVLLEHTGRSATDVAADVGFENYNHFANQFRKRFGVNPRTYKGQYPANPG, encoded by the coding sequence ATGAGCGCAAACGATAAACGACTGCCATCCATAATCGAAGAGCAAGGTGCATCCGCTGTCATAGCCGGGCATTTCATTGAACCGGACAATTATTCCATCAGGCGGCCGGTCGGCATGAGCGACTGGCTGATCACGTACACGTTGGATGGAAGCGGGTATTTCCTCATCGACGGAGAAGAACGATTCTGTCAGGCTGGCGACGTTACCCTGATGCAGCCGGGCGTCCCCCATCAATACGGCACGCGCGAAGGCGGCCAGTGGAATTTCATCTGGGCGCACTTCACATCGCGGATTACGGAAACGAACCTGCTGCCCGACCAGAAGCTGCTCATTCATGCCGTGGATAACCAATCGGCGCGCAGACGCATCGGACGGGCGTTCAAACGAATCATGTCCGACGCCTTCGAGCGCGGAGCCTATTGGAGCGAGCTGTGCGAGAATACGCTTCGCGAAGTTATCCTGCTGCTGGCGCAGCGGCATGCCAAGCCGCTGGACCCCCGGATCGAGGAAGTGCGGTACCTGCTCTCCTCCCGCATGCGAGAGCCCGTCCGGATCGAGGATTTGGCGCGGGAGGTCGGATTGTCGCCGTCCAGGCTGTCCCATTTGTACAAGGAATCGACCGGCATGGGGATCATCGACTCCTTGAACGATATGCGGATCCGGCAGGCAGCGGTGCTGCTCGAGCATACCGGCCGGTCGGCGACCGACGTAGCGGCCGATGTCGGCTTCGAGAACTATAACCATTTCGCCAACCAGTTCCGCAAGCGCTTCGGCGTCAACCCGCGCACCTACAAGGGCCAGTATCCGGCGAATCCGGGATGA
- a CDS encoding phytanoyl-CoA dioxygenase family protein, which produces MSNIANGKLTQTEVDFYNEQGYALYKNQLFGAEKQAELSAIFEEQWEMVGRRLNSELDTPHFRDERLLKFLLADEVLDLVEPILGPNIGLWSSHFICKEPLIGKQTPWHEDSAYWKGRLDRFDKIATVWLAIDPSNKENGCMRVIPGTHKNGFSDYEAVNEDENIFGTQIKNIDESKAVYFELEPGQCSIHDSRIIHGATPNKSPNRRCGYTMRYFSTEAKVLPDKNPGFKIWLARGKDIAGNPFINV; this is translated from the coding sequence ATGTCCAATATCGCAAACGGAAAATTGACGCAAACGGAAGTGGATTTCTACAACGAGCAAGGCTACGCCCTTTATAAGAACCAGCTGTTCGGCGCGGAGAAACAAGCGGAACTGTCGGCGATATTCGAAGAGCAATGGGAGATGGTCGGACGCCGGTTGAACAGCGAGCTCGATACGCCGCATTTCCGCGACGAACGCTTGCTCAAGTTTCTCCTTGCCGACGAGGTGCTGGATTTGGTCGAACCGATTCTCGGACCGAACATCGGACTGTGGTCGAGCCATTTTATTTGCAAAGAGCCGCTGATCGGCAAACAAACGCCGTGGCATGAAGACTCTGCGTATTGGAAAGGCCGCCTCGACCGGTTCGACAAAATCGCGACCGTCTGGCTCGCGATCGACCCGAGCAACAAGGAGAACGGCTGCATGCGCGTCATCCCGGGCACGCATAAGAACGGCTTCTCCGATTACGAAGCGGTGAACGAGGACGAGAATATTTTCGGGACGCAGATTAAAAATATCGATGAATCCAAAGCGGTGTATTTCGAGCTGGAACCGGGACAATGCTCCATTCACGACTCCCGGATCATCCACGGCGCGACGCCGAACAAGAGCCCGAACCGCCGCTGCGGCTACACGATGCGCTACTTCTCGACGGAAGCGAAGGTCCTTCCGGATAAGAATCCGGGTTTCAAAATTTGGCTGGCGCGCGGAAAAGATATCGCGGGCAACCCGTTTATTAACGTATAA
- a CDS encoding DHA2 family efflux MFS transporter permease subunit, with amino-acid sequence MSTTTAANIRFWPIMTAIFFGAFLSILGISTINVALTIFMQDFHASLSTVQWTLTGFMLSLGTIAPLTGYLGSKFGYKNVYLFAMAGFVGLSVLCGFAWNIESLIVFRIVQGLFTGLILPATMTIIFQVIPRDKQPFAVSIWGLSAMLAPAFGPTISGWLIQQFSWEWLFFINVPIGILAIVFIMIMIPSYRIGQPSSLDKLGLITVMVSSASLLVALSQGRLWGWESGKTLGLFGIGLLFLIWFIAHELRTKDPLLNLRVFGNYRFSITLVANTIITISLYSGTLLVPLFLQNVQQMSAMDTGLILLPSSLVMALAMPIAGKIYPKVGAKWMTIAGLLLIIFGSYEMTQLHSDSTHFYIIMWMAVRNLGVSLAAAATSTAGMEEIGPTMVGHASSVTNWVRNVGGSFAIALFTSLLASHTLTHATDLTQSGQENVKLIPLLSFTMSVNDVFVIATCIAVAAIPFTLLIRKKMKAVESGAVAA; translated from the coding sequence ATGAGCACGACGACCGCTGCGAACATCCGCTTCTGGCCTATTATGACCGCTATTTTCTTCGGCGCGTTTCTTAGCATTCTCGGCATCAGCACGATTAACGTGGCGCTGACCATCTTCATGCAAGACTTCCATGCAAGCTTGAGCACGGTGCAGTGGACGCTGACCGGCTTCATGCTGTCGCTCGGTACGATCGCTCCGTTGACGGGCTATCTGGGCAGCAAATTCGGGTACAAGAACGTGTATCTGTTTGCGATGGCTGGGTTTGTCGGCCTCTCGGTGCTGTGCGGTTTCGCATGGAATATCGAGTCGCTGATTGTTTTCCGTATCGTGCAAGGCCTTTTCACCGGGCTGATTCTTCCGGCCACGATGACGATTATTTTCCAGGTTATCCCGCGGGATAAGCAGCCGTTCGCCGTAAGTATCTGGGGCTTGTCCGCCATGCTGGCGCCCGCATTCGGTCCGACGATCAGCGGCTGGCTGATTCAGCAATTCAGCTGGGAATGGTTGTTCTTCATCAACGTTCCGATCGGCATTCTCGCTATTGTCTTCATTATGATCATGATTCCAAGTTACCGCATCGGCCAGCCTTCTTCGCTGGATAAGCTTGGCCTGATCACCGTAATGGTGAGCAGCGCATCGCTGCTCGTCGCTTTGAGCCAAGGTCGCCTATGGGGCTGGGAATCGGGCAAAACGCTCGGGTTGTTCGGTATCGGCCTGCTGTTCCTGATCTGGTTCATCGCGCATGAGCTGAGAACGAAGGATCCGCTGCTCAATCTTCGCGTATTCGGTAACTATCGCTTCTCCATTACGCTTGTCGCGAATACGATCATTACGATCAGCTTGTATTCCGGGACGCTGCTTGTGCCGCTGTTCCTTCAGAACGTACAGCAAATGTCCGCCATGGACACGGGGCTTATCCTGCTGCCGTCCTCGCTGGTCATGGCGCTGGCGATGCCGATCGCCGGTAAAATCTATCCGAAAGTCGGCGCCAAATGGATGACGATCGCCGGCTTGCTGCTCATCATCTTCGGCAGCTACGAGATGACGCAGCTGCACAGCGACAGCACGCATTTCTACATCATTATGTGGATGGCTGTCCGCAACCTCGGGGTTTCGCTCGCGGCTGCCGCAACGAGCACGGCCGGCATGGAAGAGATCGGACCCACGATGGTCGGCCATGCGTCGTCCGTCACGAACTGGGTGCGTAACGTCGGCGGCTCGTTCGCCATTGCGCTGTTCACGTCGCTGCTGGCGTCCCATACGCTGACGCATGCGACCGATCTGACTCAGAGCGGCCAAGAGAACGTGAAGCTCATTCCGCTGCTGTCCTTTACGATGAGCGTCAACGACGTCTTCGTGATCGCGACGTGCATTGCGGTCGCGGCCATTCCGTTCACGCTGTTGATCCGCAAGAAAATGAAAGCCGTTGAGTCAGGAGCCGTCGCTGCTTAA
- a CDS encoding helix-turn-helix domain-containing protein, with protein MSVYRGPERLTNESYMPQASPVRLFKQRLEGRIETHWHEFFEMGFVVGGSGTHVLNGVPMRLSRGDLFLLTPADFHSLEPDSGGTLELYDLIFNDQFIRDPLLELLFDRGTHRTACYDREETEAAEREFELIWKESADWQAGSGMLVQGSVERLLIQLSRRSREAGDEYASSGGQAVNQPIQPSVRKALIYIQHHFRDTITLEDAAGSCGLSPNYFSECFRKGTGVTFQTYVQELRMQFAKSLLKSTRLPVTEICFASGFNTLPHFERAFKRRFGASPREHRKQ; from the coding sequence GTGAGCGTCTATAGGGGACCGGAACGGTTGACGAACGAAAGCTATATGCCCCAGGCTTCCCCTGTCCGCCTCTTCAAGCAACGATTGGAAGGACGCATCGAAACCCATTGGCATGAATTTTTCGAAATGGGCTTCGTCGTCGGGGGCAGCGGTACCCATGTGCTGAACGGCGTGCCGATGCGTTTAAGCCGAGGGGATTTGTTCTTGCTGACGCCTGCCGACTTCCACAGCCTGGAGCCGGATTCCGGGGGAACGCTGGAGCTGTACGACTTGATCTTCAACGACCAATTTATCCGCGACCCGCTGCTGGAGCTGTTGTTTGACCGGGGAACCCATCGCACGGCCTGCTACGATCGGGAAGAAACCGAAGCGGCGGAGCGGGAATTCGAGCTGATTTGGAAGGAATCCGCCGATTGGCAGGCGGGCAGCGGCATGCTCGTGCAGGGCAGCGTCGAACGGCTGCTGATCCAGCTCTCCCGCAGAAGCAGGGAAGCCGGCGACGAATATGCCAGCTCCGGCGGCCAAGCGGTGAACCAGCCGATTCAGCCGTCCGTCCGCAAGGCGCTGATCTACATTCAGCATCATTTCCGCGACACCATTACGCTCGAGGATGCAGCGGGCAGCTGCGGCTTGTCGCCGAACTATTTCAGCGAATGCTTCCGCAAAGGCACGGGCGTCACGTTCCAGACGTACGTGCAGGAGCTGCGCATGCAATTTGCCAAATCGCTGCTGAAGTCGACGCGGCTGCCGGTGACGGAGATCTGCTTCGCGTCGGGCTTCAATACGCTTCCGCATTTCGAGCGGGCATTCAAGCGTCGCTTCGGAGCTTCGCCGCGCGAGCATCGGAAACAGTAG
- a CDS encoding PAS domain S-box protein, translating into MNVIRDRYKRRPTLNRKLRSLGLVFVLLVGFACTLIFAIVEIVHQKRGIYHQLEQTILLQQQFIDKWMDERMSDIRLISQDAEVRSGDSARTQQLIALIKSSHSDFQNISFVGSQGKTAAGIDISDRSYFDQAIKGKASISDVLQSRMDGKRIIVFAAPVLGAGRDYAGVIVGSVELTTIEQLMKQFTYGEHGQTYLVDKDGTLITGVGSGGDQPVKIRSSLLEQAAAGVKLKHSYDDYRNVPVYGAYNWTNGGRWLIIGEAGRKDVLASLYTEVRYAILIILLAMLLAVYFMFRTAKRIAKPVDHLLRGVQTVKEGGYDYRIHASVLDASTIEFQQLGEAFNAMSDTILEHTEALSKERNFASSIVDTAASLIVVLDKEGRIVQFNRSCELTTGYRFEDVRHASILEKLIPEGERSELVAHLQSLLTTGGGRNYENHWQSRTGELRLIAWSNTVLQEPNGDIVLIIGIGIDITEQRKVEQALRESEERFRLIVGSMEEVVTTFDSDLKLTGVYGRAMGVNGLPRHGMTLHQLMNPANALRHEDAQRLALQEQTTVLDWKTQTPRGANHSYQTSYSAFRDNEGAIKGVVSVSREITQLKETEAAYRETQARMNNILESITDAFIALNNDLTFAYVNSEAKRKFSRFQWEIMGRHFLEVLPELTNTPIHECCRLAIEKQLPHSIEEFVPFMDAWYEVHIYPSKDGLSIYFQDVSVRKQLEQTAAESQMRLATIIETVPSGIVVVDKDGRIVMANRMAEVMFGMGKDDIVSRGYDDIIWELYDVDGKVMPVEDFPVSIAMSTGRMVSNSEYMFKRPDGKRIMMMCNCSPLFDNDGAVNSVLVALSDITGRIAIQSELQEANNELKKLSSLDGLTGIFNRRYFNEQLRAEWNSHALAQEPLSLIMLDIDYFKAYNDTYGHLGGDMCLKATAALIQSSLQEPNRFVARYGGEEFGIVLPGTPINVAAELAELLRIQVEKQEIAHANSKVSRFVTISLGVASVVPAANGSDEESLVSAADKCLYEAKRTRNRVAVQAARTVLEERPLKADFWGP; encoded by the coding sequence ATGAACGTAATCCGGGATCGATACAAGAGAAGGCCGACGTTGAACCGCAAACTGCGCTCGCTCGGACTCGTGTTCGTACTGCTCGTCGGCTTTGCGTGCACGTTAATTTTTGCGATTGTCGAAATCGTGCACCAGAAGCGCGGCATTTATCATCAATTGGAACAAACGATCCTGCTGCAGCAGCAGTTTATCGATAAATGGATGGACGAGCGAATGTCGGATATCCGGCTCATTTCGCAGGATGCTGAGGTGAGAAGCGGAGATTCCGCCCGTACGCAGCAGCTTATCGCGCTCATCAAGAGCAGTCATAGCGATTTCCAGAACATCAGTTTCGTCGGCTCCCAAGGCAAGACCGCTGCCGGCATCGACATCTCCGACCGGTCGTATTTTGACCAAGCGATCAAGGGGAAAGCCTCGATCTCGGACGTGCTGCAGTCGCGCATGGACGGCAAGCGCATCATCGTCTTCGCGGCTCCCGTCTTAGGCGCCGGCCGCGACTACGCGGGCGTCATCGTGGGCTCGGTCGAGCTGACGACGATCGAGCAGCTTATGAAGCAATTCACGTACGGCGAACACGGGCAGACGTACTTAGTCGACAAGGACGGAACGCTCATTACGGGAGTAGGCAGCGGCGGCGATCAACCGGTCAAGATCCGTTCCTCCTTGCTGGAACAGGCAGCAGCAGGCGTGAAGTTGAAGCATTCGTATGACGATTACCGGAACGTACCCGTTTACGGCGCCTATAATTGGACGAACGGCGGCAGATGGCTCATTATCGGGGAGGCGGGCAGGAAGGACGTATTGGCATCGCTGTATACAGAGGTACGGTATGCGATTCTGATCATTTTGCTTGCTATGCTGCTGGCGGTATACTTCATGTTCCGCACTGCGAAGCGAATTGCCAAGCCGGTCGATCATTTGCTCCGCGGCGTGCAAACGGTCAAGGAAGGCGGCTATGATTACCGGATTCACGCTTCGGTGCTGGATGCTTCGACGATCGAATTCCAGCAGCTAGGCGAAGCGTTCAACGCCATGTCGGACACGATCCTGGAACATACGGAGGCGCTCAGCAAAGAGCGCAACTTCGCTTCGTCCATCGTCGATACGGCAGCTTCGCTCATCGTCGTGCTGGACAAGGAAGGCCGCATCGTGCAGTTCAATCGCAGCTGCGAGCTGACGACCGGATATCGCTTTGAAGACGTGCGGCATGCGTCCATCTTGGAGAAGCTCATTCCCGAGGGCGAACGCTCCGAGCTCGTTGCGCATCTTCAATCGCTGCTGACGACGGGCGGCGGCAGGAATTACGAGAATCACTGGCAATCGCGTACAGGCGAGCTTCGTCTTATCGCATGGTCCAACACGGTGCTGCAGGAGCCGAACGGCGATATCGTGCTGATCATCGGCATCGGCATCGACATTACCGAACAGCGCAAAGTCGAGCAGGCGCTTCGGGAGAGCGAGGAACGCTTCAGGTTGATCGTGGGCTCCATGGAAGAGGTCGTTACGACGTTCGATTCCGATTTGAAGCTAACGGGCGTCTATGGCCGGGCAATGGGAGTGAACGGTTTGCCGCGTCATGGCATGACGCTTCATCAACTGATGAATCCTGCCAATGCGCTCCGCCATGAAGATGCCCAGCGGCTGGCGCTTCAAGAGCAAACGACCGTGCTCGATTGGAAAACCCAAACGCCTCGGGGAGCGAACCACAGCTACCAAACCTCGTATTCCGCGTTTCGGGATAACGAAGGGGCCATTAAAGGCGTCGTCTCGGTCAGCCGGGAAATTACGCAGCTGAAGGAAACCGAGGCGGCTTATCGCGAAACGCAGGCGAGAATGAACAATATTCTGGAAAGCATTACGGACGCGTTCATCGCCTTGAACAATGATTTGACGTTTGCATACGTGAACAGCGAAGCCAAGCGTAAGTTTAGCCGGTTCCAATGGGAGATCATGGGCAGGCACTTCCTGGAGGTGCTTCCGGAGCTGACGAATACGCCGATTCACGAATGCTGCCGTCTGGCAATCGAGAAACAGCTGCCGCATTCGATCGAAGAATTCGTTCCGTTCATGGACGCCTGGTATGAAGTTCATATCTATCCGTCGAAGGATGGTCTATCGATCTACTTCCAGGACGTATCGGTCCGCAAGCAGCTGGAACAAACGGCTGCCGAAAGCCAAATGCGGCTCGCGACGATCATCGAGACGGTTCCGTCCGGAATCGTGGTGGTCGACAAAGACGGACGGATCGTCATGGCGAATCGGATGGCGGAAGTGATGTTCGGCATGGGGAAGGACGATATCGTCAGCCGCGGGTATGACGATATCATCTGGGAATTGTACGACGTGGACGGCAAAGTAATGCCGGTGGAGGATTTTCCGGTCTCCATCGCGATGTCCACGGGCCGGATGGTATCGAACAGCGAATATATGTTCAAGCGGCCGGACGGGAAGCGAATCATGATGATGTGCAACTGCTCGCCGTTGTTCGACAACGATGGCGCCGTGAACAGCGTGCTCGTGGCGCTGTCCGATATTACGGGTCGAATCGCCATTCAATCCGAGCTTCAGGAGGCGAATAACGAACTGAAGAAGCTGTCCTCGCTGGACGGGCTGACGGGGATCTTCAACCGCCGGTATTTCAACGAGCAGCTGCGCGCGGAATGGAACAGCCACGCACTCGCGCAAGAGCCGTTGTCGCTCATCATGCTGGACATTGATTACTTCAAGGCCTATAACGATACGTACGGGCATCTCGGCGGCGATATGTGCCTGAAGGCGACGGCCGCCTTGATCCAATCTTCGCTTCAGGAGCCGAATCGATTCGTCGCGCGGTACGGCGGCGAAGAATTCGGCATCGTGCTGCCGGGCACGCCGATTAACGTTGCCGCGGAACTGGCCGAGTTGCTGCGCATTCAAGTCGAGAAGCAGGAAATCGCGCATGCGAATTCCAAAGTGAGCCGTTTCGTAACGATCAGTCTCGGCGTGGCATCCGTCGTGCCCGCCGCGAACGGAAGCGATGAGGAATCGCTGGTATCGGCGGCGGATAAATGCTTGTATGAAGCGAAACGGACGCGAAACCGGGTGGCCGTTCAAGCCGCTCGGACTGTTCTTGAGGAACGTCCGCTAAAGGCTGACTTCTGGGGACCGTAA
- a CDS encoding phytanoyl-CoA dioxygenase family protein, with product MAYALRTITEEQKRQFDTEGYLIVKGLFSPDNLTEIEQTFETMSTETVPGYFEPNLDSDAKDPLQRYPRVMHPHRFNDTAKRFMLHPPVLDVLADLYEEEAYAAQSMFYYKPPGSRGQALHQDNFYLKVEPGNCIAAWTAVDAAHEENGGLLIVPKTQAHEISCPDEADTKESFTTHYVKPPKDGVIMPVNMDKGDVLFFNGNLIHGSYRNKTKDQFRRAFICHYANASAATINFHYNPLFKADGTEVVLENNPDGGPCGIEMGEFTYH from the coding sequence ATGGCATACGCACTGCGCACGATTACGGAAGAACAGAAACGGCAATTCGATACGGAAGGTTATTTGATCGTGAAAGGATTGTTCTCGCCGGACAATCTGACGGAAATCGAGCAAACGTTCGAAACGATGAGCACGGAGACGGTTCCCGGCTATTTCGAGCCGAATCTCGACAGCGATGCCAAGGATCCGCTCCAGCGCTACCCGCGGGTCATGCATCCGCACCGGTTTAACGATACGGCGAAACGGTTCATGCTGCATCCGCCGGTGCTGGATGTGCTTGCCGATTTGTACGAAGAAGAGGCATACGCCGCGCAAAGCATGTTCTACTATAAGCCGCCGGGTTCCAGAGGCCAGGCGCTGCACCAGGACAATTTCTACCTGAAAGTAGAGCCGGGCAACTGCATCGCGGCCTGGACGGCAGTCGATGCCGCTCATGAAGAGAACGGCGGCCTGCTCATCGTGCCGAAGACGCAAGCGCATGAAATCTCATGCCCGGACGAGGCCGATACGAAGGAATCGTTCACGACCCATTACGTGAAACCGCCGAAGGACGGCGTCATCATGCCGGTCAATATGGATAAAGGCGACGTGCTCTTCTTCAACGGAAACCTGATCCACGGCTCCTACCGGAACAAGACGAAAGATCAATTCCGCCGGGCGTTTATATGCCACTACGCCAACGCATCGGCAGCGACGATCAACTTCCATTACAATCCGTTGTTCAAGGCGGACGGGACGGAAGTCGTGCTGGAGAACAACCCGGACGGCGGTCCATGCGGCATTGAAATGGGCGAGTTTACGTATCACTGA